The window GTTTTTCATACTTAAATTGATCGCCAAAAACCAGGTCCTGCGTTGAAACATTATACTTAGCAAGCATCTGGTTGAGCACCTGAATATTTTTCATATGCTCTGCCCCAAGCGGCATAGCCTTGTTTTTATTGACCTTATCCAGTTTGTCGCTATCCTCGGTGTTGAGCACAGCATTTTTAAATATCTTATTGACACGCTTAAGCCGTGTTTGCCTAAACAACAACCAATATAACCCCAATAGGCCCGCAACAAGCGCAACGAGAACTGCAAGGCTTATAAAGAACAGCGTATAAAGACCGGTATTTGTCATCCAATCCTGAGCTACAGACCACCATTCGCCTCCAATCCATCCGGCTCCCTCAGCATGCGAAAGATATACATTTATGCCGTTGTTAATAAAGTGTATTATCATAGCGGGAATTATACTTCCGCTGACAACCACGCTGAAAGCCATAAGGGCACCCAAAACAAACGCAAAAAGTGTCTGGTCAACATTGAGATGAATAAGCCCGAACATGAGAGATGACAATATTATCGCTCTCTTAAAGCCCATAGTACTCATGCCGCCCAGCAGAAGTCCCCTGTGTGTAGTTTCTTCACCAATGGCAGGCAGAACTGCTATCAATCCCAGATTTATCAGCAACGCCCACACCGAGGTACTTGAAATCACACTGTTGCGCCCGCTCCCCAGCGTCGGAACGCCTTCATAACCAAAAAGGCCCAAAATCCCTTGCCCAACCGAAGCCACCGCCACATTCAGAAAATAGCATAATATGCCCATGCCGATAGCAATAAGTATAGCAATAAAGCCTATCCTTCTAAACTTAAACTCCTTAAATGTCTGACCTACCTTTTGCTTTCGCAAAATTGAATATAAAAACAGCGGCAACAAAAATAATATGCCTATCTGCAATACAATATCAAAAAGAGCTTCTTCCAAAAATGGATCCAACGAGCGTGTATCCACAAAAGCACTGAATATCCTCATACCTACAAACAGGCAAAGGATTATAAAATATATTAAGTTGGCCGTAAATAACTTGCTTCTTACTTTCATCAAACCACCGCAAATAAAATCCAGAGCAGCCCCACAACAACCATCACCACAACAAACCCTGTTGTATTATGCTGCTGCCTTACAGTCTCAGGCTGTGCCGTCTTTACAGAACTCTCCGCAAGACCGTCAGCCACTTTCTCACCTGACAAATCAGAAGTACCGTCCGATATACTTACCGTCTCGGGAGCACTCTCCGTAACACTCTTTGATTTTGACAGCTTTTTTATTGCTATTATAAGCCCAATAATAATGCCGGCACCAACAAGAGCAAGGCCTATGGCCAAAACTATATCGACCGCACTCCATACGTCTGTTGGAAGCATTTCTTCAATGTTAGACAAAAGCGGACTAAAATAAACCGCCATAATTACTATAAAGTTGTTGAAAAAATGTACTATCATGCTATAAACAATACTGCCGGTATAATAGACAATACATGCAAAAACTATACCTAATATAAACTGATATACAAACTGATGAATTTCAAAGTGAAACAGTGCAAACATAAGGGCACTTAGAACTATTGCCGCAGCGGGCTTAAAGCGCGAAAGAAGCCCTTTAAATATTACGCCTCTGAAAATAAACTCCTCAATAATTGCCGGCATAACAGTCATAGTAATAATTGCACCGATAACCGCCCACCAAGCACCGCTCAAAGTTATTGTTGACGAAGGCTTGATATACTCAAGGCCGCTGTCTACAAGCCCTATAAAGGAATTGAAGAACAATATACAAATAACACTTATAGCAACACAAATACCTACTATCCCAAAATTTATCTTTTTATTAAACTCATTTGCTTTTATGATATCTATCTTGCCGATTTTGCTATAAATCAAAAAAGCACCCAAAAACAATAAATAAAGCACAGCATTAAGTATGTAACTCAGCCACTCCGGAATGTTTAAAATATCAACTCCAAAGCCTACGAGAATAAAACCCAGAAAAAAACTAAAAACAAGCGAAACCCCTATGGTTACACCATACATCATACTGCTGTCATTAAGCTTATAAAATGACCTGAACTGTGTCATAAACAAAGCATATCATAAAGAACCGTAAAAATCAACCAAATCCACCGTCTTATCTCCCGCCAACACTTATAAAAAATTAAATAATAAAAATAAAGTTAGGAAACCTAACTTCATTATGCCTTAATCATATTTCAAAAAATGTCCCCACACTGTTTTGAAAAGCTACATCCACAAAAACATGCTCGCCCTCGTTGATGCCGTTTTGCAAAAGGATATTCTTAACCGTCAAATACGCCAGCTCAGGCGTGTTGTTTTCTTCGCTAAGATGGCTTAAAACAACCTGCTTTACTCCCGTTTTAATGAGCTTAACAAGCACCAGCCCGCACGAAGTATTTGACAAGTGCCCCTTCGGGCTCATTATTCTATTTTTTAGCGACAGTGAATATTTAGGGTTTTCAAGCAGCATCTGCTCGTCGTGATTGGCTTCAATATACAAAACATCACTCCCATAAAGATGCTGCAGCACCTTGTCTTTCACATGCCCCACATCTGTAATAACACTTACCTTTTTGCCGCTAAAATTCAGGCTGAAGCTCAAACAAAAGTTGCTGTCATGCGGCACTTCCTCGCAGCCGACCATAACATCATCTATAAAAAAGGTACTGCTTGCAAAAAACACAATTTGATTTTGATGGATTTTTGAAAATTTTTTCATTATATATGGCGCCCCGCTTTGATGAATATATATTTTGGTGCCATATTTTGCGGCAAAAACCTGCACACCGGCGCAATGGTCGGTATGCTCATGTGTTATCAAAATCCCGTCTATGCTGGCAGGGTCTATGCCGCAGGCCCAAAGCCGCCCTTCGGCAATACTACAGGTTATTCCGAGGTCAACAAGCAGTCTTGTGCCACCGGCCTCAACATAAATGCAGTTCCCCTTACTCCCGCTTGCAATCGCAACAGTCCTCATTAGTCACCTTTAAACCTAAAAATTATATCCGCCCTCTGCAGCCTTTTGTATCTTTGCCGCTTAAGCCTCAACGCCGGCATTGTCAAAAAGAAAGCATCAAAAGCCGTCCACAGCAGTACCCACGACAGCACCATCAACGTTTCATGAAGAAGTGATATTCCCCTTGCCAAAAAATACATAGCAGCAAGCACAGCAAGTCCCAACAAAAAAGTAACGGTGCCTATAACAAGGCGGTGCCTTTGCTTAAATTCTACGTTTGTCAACTGCTGAGCATAATGCGCTCTTATAGCATCCTTTATTTCCGCTCTCTGCTCACGGCTGGCATCTTCCTTTACGTGAATACGCAGCGTAAGCTCCTGAGTCATAGGTATTGACTGCGAATAATCCTCAACAAATTCAATAAATCCTGTTTCAATCCTTCTGCGGCTTTCAACCGAATAGGGAGAATATGCGCTTTTAAGGTCAGGGATTGTCACATCAATAAATGCTCTGCCGCTCATGCGCTTGGCATCTCTGAGCACAAGCTCGTCACATCCGCACTTATCCTCTACCCTTTTTTCAAAGCCGGAATCAGACGCCGCTGCCGGCGAAACCGATTTTCCGCTTGCAATATTTTTTTTCTGCTCCAAATCTTCCTTTTCTTTTTTCATAATAACCTCGTCAAACAACAAACAGTGTGCCAAAACACACTTACGCTAAAGTCTTCAAACAAGTCTTTAGAGTGTAACAAGCCATGCAATCAAAAAGTAAAGCCCCACCCCGATACCTGCAAAAAACGCTAATATTAAGAGAACTGAAATTGTCCAGCCCACCCTTGCTTTCAACCATTTAATCATGCTTTTATTATATACAATATCACAATTTTTAGCAACCGTTTTGAGGCAAACTTTTAAAACCAAAATCTGTAAAATTATCCGTCTTTTAAAAAAACTATAAACCAAACAAAAAGTGCATTCTTTATCAGATAATTACATAAACTTAATATATATAATTTGACAAAGAATGACATTTTTGCTATTATACTACAACGAAGTGCAGGCACTTTTGTAATCTTAAATAAAAGGAGGACATTTGCGTGAAAAAGAGAAATATCTTTGTAATGATTATCCTCATTATAGTGACTTGTGGAATTTATATGATTTATTGGACCTGTTCATTCCAAAACCAGCTTAAACAGACAACGGGAAAAGGTTTTACAGGTGTCGGCCACTTCTTTATGTTGATATTTACTTTCGGCATCTACTCCATCTATTGGCAGTATGCCGCCGGAAAGAGACTGAACCAGCTCGGTGCTGACGACCGCTCAATTATTTATTTGATTTTGTGCTTCGTAGGTCTTAGCTGGCTTAACCCCTTTATGATGCAAGTTCAGGCAAACAACCTGACAGGTGCAGGCACTCAGCCCACAGCAGCATAAGATTTTTTTGCATAACAAAGAAAAACAACAGCCAATCGGCTGTTTTTTTTCTTTACAAGAAACTTTCTATGTCAAAATTTAAGGATGTATGTCCACAATCTCAATCTTATCAATAAACTTACCTTCTTCAACCTTTAAAAGCTCCAGCACACGGCCTATGCGCTCGGTTACTTCACGCTTACCCAAAAGCTTTATGATTTCATAAAGGTCTGGGGTGTTCCGCCTGCCGGTTATAGCAACTCTGATTATTCCGCTTACATCAGCGACACTGCCCTTGAAATTTTGTGGATTTTGTTTGAAGCTTTTTGTGTCAACAGCAAACCCAAAGGGCTCACACAGCGCTTTTATTTTTTCAAACCACGACTGCTTATCGTCATTCATGTCTATAGTTTGCCTATACATTAGCAATATACACTTTATATCTGCTTTTGAAATCTTGGGGTCAAAATCATAGTTGTCTATTTTGTTGGGATTATAAAATTCCTTAAACATATAGCTATATAAATTTTTTATTTCACCAAGATTTGCTATATCCTTACGCGGCTTAACTCCCCCGCGGTCTATATTAAACAAACCTAAACAATAATCTTTTTTGTTTTTGATTATGTCATAAAAATTGGTGTCATACTCTTTGGTGTAGGTCAACAAATCTTCATAAATCTGCTGCGCGGGGAGTTTTGATATAATTTCTTTTGATATATTGTTCAGCTTGTCAAAATCAAACATGGGATTGTTTGAACCGATTTTTGATATTGCAAACAGAAATTCACTGTAATCCGCATCAGGGTTTTTTGCTCTCCACAATTCAAAATCACTATTAGCAAGATTAAGCAGATACTCAATAACGGCAGTTTTAGGATACCCTGATTTAATAAAATATCTCATATCAGCTTCCGGGTCTTTACGCTTGCTGAGCTTACGTTTGTTGCCGGCGTCTGTCTTACAAATAACAGGCGTATGAGCATACTTGGGAGGAACAAAGCCGAAAGCCTTAAAAAGTTCCAAATGCCCGGAAAGTGATGAATACCATTCTTCACCCCTTATGACAGTTGTAGTGCCCATAAGTGTGTCATCAACAACGTGGGCTAACGCATAAACAGGAGTGCCGTTGCCTTTAATAAGAACAATATCCTTGTCGTTGGCCACAATTTCGCGCTCGCCCTTAATCAAGTCTTTAAATTTAAAGGTTTTGACCCCGTCGCCCTCTGAGCACAGCCTCAGCGCAAACGACTTATTTTGTTCAAGTTTTTCTTCAATTTGTTTCAAAGTCAGGTCTCGGCAGGGGTCTTTTGTTTCAATAGCACCCTCCTCAATCTGCTGCTCTCTATCCTTTAAAATATCCTCTTTGTTATCTCTCTTTTCACAAAAGCATGGAAAGGCCCTGCCAAGACTTACTAAGTGCTTAGCAAATGCCTGATAAATCTCCAGCCTCTTGCTTTGAATATAAGGGCCGTATTCACCCGTTTCGGTGTCCCCAAGATATCCTTCATCCGGGCCAAGCTCAAAAAAATTCAGCATTTCAAGTGCAATTTTGCCGGCGCCCTCAATCTCTCTTTTTTGGTCGGTATCCTCAAGACGCACAAAAAACACTCCGCCTGATTTTTTAGCGGTTAGTTTGCAGGCAAGTGCCTGAGAAGCGTGACCGATATGAAGATATCCGGTGGGGCTGGGAGCAAGCCTTGTAACCTCGGCACCTGTACTCAACACTCTTTTTTTATATATATCAAAGAAAAAATCTACAGATTTGGCTTTGGGATAAAGCAACTCCGCAAGTTTTTTATAATCCATTAAAAACTCCTAATATTGAAGCGACTTTGTGCGCTGCCAAAACAAAGCAAACGCCGAGTTTACAAACTCGTCACCGCTTCTGATAAGTGACCTTTGCATAAGAGAAAGTGAATTTAAATAAAGCTCTCTATCTCTGTTCAAAATTATAGTGTTGTAATAATACTCTTTATAGTTAACATCTTTGAGGTTTTTCTTAAACACTTCATACTTTTGTAAAAACTCGTCATGTCCGTCAACCAGAGCCATCAAAATGGTCTTGTCGGTTGAGGTCACTGCTCCGCCCAGATTCTGGCTCATAGCAAAATCCTTAAACTCACTGAAGTTCATAAACCCCGCCTCCCACTTGGCAATCGACTGCGGAGGCGTTTCTATTGTTATATTCAAAATATAATAATTAAAGAAAACCTCAGCGCAAACTCCTTTGCCATAAAGGATGGCGTCGGCAATTGGACCGACAAGGTCACCTGTGGCGGTATTTGTGTAGTCCTTTTTCATAAAAGCGTTATAATAACTTGTGCCAAAGATGTTGTTCACTTCAAGAATCTTTTCAATAAGCCGGTTATATTCTCTTATATAAATTTCCAGAAGTTGCCCATTTGACCTGTCAAACCTTTGCTTTACTGTGTTAAACTTAACAAGCTCATTTTCAAGCTCATCCAGACTTTTATAAATGCTGTTTCGGGCATCTTTGTCAAATTCCTTAAAAATCGTCGAGCTTTGCGCCGCCAGATCGTCCAGCTTAGTCATCAAAAATTGTGACGCCGCCTTGAGGGTGGGTTCATATATATCAAATACAATTCGCAGCGGATTGTTTGTAACACCCACCGAAAGATTTATCGCCGGAGAATCATAGCTTATTTTCAAATAGTGACCCGCATCAAACATGTCAGAAATTTCGGAGTTTATTTTCATTTGATCATATTTCTCAGCAATCTGCTCAGCACTATAATCTTCTCCGCAGCCTACAAAAACAAAGGATACGGCGCACACACAGCAAACCAACAAAACTGTAAATAACTTTTTCATATGCCCCTCCTTAGTCAACATTGACAGGATTACTTAGGTCTATATTAAACATTGAAAGAAAGTACTGCTTAACAATGTTAATATTTCCTGTCCTCACACTGTCTGCCTCACTCTGATATCTTATGTCCGTTATGAGCAGCCTGAAATCTATCGCGTTATACGCGTTTACAAAGGTTATCAAATTTGTGTTGGTCATAATACTTGCATCATTAAGATAATACTCTTTGCTTTTAAGCTTTACAAAGTTTTTGTATGCATCATAGTGGTTTAGCGCAGTCACAGGCTCCATGTTTGATTCTTTTCGGTTTATCATGTTGGTGTCAATAGCGCTATAAGTCTCAGCGGCATACCTGTTCATAGCGTCATAAAAAACATCGCTAAACTGCAAAATTGCCGTCTTGTCATAGGTATATTTAAAAACAACCTCTTTGAGCAAATCATAAAGCACCATACCCTTTGCATACGCCCGGTTATATTGCCTTACAAAGTCGGCATTGACACCCTTGAGATTTTCACGTACGCTCGGGTTTGTCGGCATGTCTTCTCTTGCGTAATATTCATGATAGTTTTCAAGCTTCCCTACAGCTCCGTCATCACCGCTTAAAGCTTCTACATAGGCTTTGTTTAACTCTACAAGCTGAGATGCTTCATTTCGGCCAAGACCCTTTGCATATCGCAAAAAGCCCAGATATTTTTCTATGCTCTGCTGCAAAATTTTTGATTTGTCGCACACAAATATGGCATATTCATCATAAGCCCCTTCATAAAGTGTGCGCAGTTTTCTTCCTTCATTGTTAAGATAACTAAAATTAACATCATCCTGAGCGTGGGCTATCTCGTCGGCAGTTCGGATTTCGGCATTAAGGTTTTGAAAAAACATTATGCCGACAACGACAATAATACCAAGCAGACTTATTACTATTAAGCTTCTTAGAATAAAAGATTTCATCCCCCAACTCCTACAAGAATATAATACCACTAAACTGCCCTCTTGTCAAACCTTCATTATGTCAAAATAGTGCCCTTGTCAATATTTGTTGCATTTTTGCTTGGTTTTTGCTAAACTTGTTTTTGAGGTGTTTTATGGCATTTTGCAAATTCAGTCCGGGATATATACACGGTGCGTCCGTCAACATAGATGTGGCGTTTATTCATGATTATGTGCCCACAGCCTCCGGCGACTGCATAAGGGTCTATCTTTTTGGCCTTCTTAAAGCCTTAAGCAGCGAAACCGCCGACAACACGCTTGAAAATTTTTCAAAAAATCTGGGGCTCAGCACCGATGATGTTGAAAGCTGTTTTAGATATTGGCAGGACCAGGGACTTGTTCAGGTCATTGACATAAACCCCATTGAAGTACGATTTTTGTCTGTCACAAATGCAATCGGCACCGGCAAAAAATATAACGCCAACAAATATGCAGGGTTTAACCTCAAAGCGCAGGAACTTTTGAGCGGGCGCATGATAACCTTGAATGAATATAACGAATACTATACCCTTATTGAAACCAAAGGTATCGAACCCGAGGCCCTGCTTATGATTATTGCCTACTGCATCA of the Christensenellaceae bacterium genome contains:
- a CDS encoding DUF4234 domain-containing protein; the protein is MKKRNIFVMIILIIVTCGIYMIYWTCSFQNQLKQTTGKGFTGVGHFFMLIFTFGIYSIYWQYAAGKRLNQLGADDRSIIYLILCFVGLSWLNPFMMQVQANNLTGAGTQPTAA
- a CDS encoding CPBP family intramembrane metalloprotease; protein product: MKVRSKLFTANLIYFIILCLFVGMRIFSAFVDTRSLDPFLEEALFDIVLQIGILFLLPLFLYSILRKQKVGQTFKEFKFRRIGFIAILIAIGMGILCYFLNVAVASVGQGILGLFGYEGVPTLGSGRNSVISSTSVWALLINLGLIAVLPAIGEETTHRGLLLGGMSTMGFKRAIILSSLMFGLIHLNVDQTLFAFVLGALMAFSVVVSGSIIPAMIIHFINNGINVYLSHAEGAGWIGGEWWSVAQDWMTNTGLYTLFFISLAVLVALVAGLLGLYWLLFRQTRLKRVNKIFKNAVLNTEDSDKLDKVNKNKAMPLGAEHMKNIQVLNQMLAKYNVSTQDLVFGDQFKYEKPTKWDNLFFWASLALGSVVTVFTFVWGWL
- a CDS encoding glutamate--tRNA ligase; the protein is MDYKKLAELLYPKAKSVDFFFDIYKKRVLSTGAEVTRLAPSPTGYLHIGHASQALACKLTAKKSGGVFFVRLEDTDQKREIEGAGKIALEMLNFFELGPDEGYLGDTETGEYGPYIQSKRLEIYQAFAKHLVSLGRAFPCFCEKRDNKEDILKDREQQIEEGAIETKDPCRDLTLKQIEEKLEQNKSFALRLCSEGDGVKTFKFKDLIKGEREIVANDKDIVLIKGNGTPVYALAHVVDDTLMGTTTVIRGEEWYSSLSGHLELFKAFGFVPPKYAHTPVICKTDAGNKRKLSKRKDPEADMRYFIKSGYPKTAVIEYLLNLANSDFELWRAKNPDADYSEFLFAISKIGSNNPMFDFDKLNNISKEIISKLPAQQIYEDLLTYTKEYDTNFYDIIKNKKDYCLGLFNIDRGGVKPRKDIANLGEIKNLYSYMFKEFYNPNKIDNYDFDPKISKADIKCILLMYRQTIDMNDDKQSWFEKIKALCEPFGFAVDTKSFKQNPQNFKGSVADVSGIIRVAITGRRNTPDLYEIIKLLGKREVTERIGRVLELLKVEEGKFIDKIEIVDIHP
- a CDS encoding MBL fold metallo-hydrolase is translated as MRTVAIASGSKGNCIYVEAGGTRLLVDLGITCSIAEGRLWACGIDPASIDGILITHEHTDHCAGVQVFAAKYGTKIYIHQSGAPYIMKKFSKIHQNQIVFFASSTFFIDDVMVGCEEVPHDSNFCLSFSLNFSGKKVSVITDVGHVKDKVLQHLYGSDVLYIEANHDEQMLLENPKYSLSLKNRIMSPKGHLSNTSCGLVLVKLIKTGVKQVVLSHLSEENNTPELAYLTVKNILLQNGINEGEHVFVDVAFQNSVGTFFEI
- a CDS encoding CPBP family intramembrane metalloprotease; protein product: MTQFRSFYKLNDSSMMYGVTIGVSLVFSFFLGFILVGFGVDILNIPEWLSYILNAVLYLLFLGAFLIYSKIGKIDIIKANEFNKKINFGIVGICVAISVICILFFNSFIGLVDSGLEYIKPSSTITLSGAWWAVIGAIITMTVMPAIIEEFIFRGVIFKGLLSRFKPAAAIVLSALMFALFHFEIHQFVYQFILGIVFACIVYYTGSIVYSMIVHFFNNFIVIMAVYFSPLLSNIEEMLPTDVWSAVDIVLAIGLALVGAGIIIGLIIAIKKLSKSKSVTESAPETVSISDGTSDLSGEKVADGLAESSVKTAQPETVRQQHNTTGFVVVMVVVGLLWILFAVV